From Bacillus basilensis, a single genomic window includes:
- the thpR gene encoding RNA 2',3'-cyclic phosphodiesterase, translating into MEPHYFVAITLPNHIKEALSNYREEMQEELPFRSWVHKEDYHITLSFLGSATEEQLEGIKNGLQTLAETEKLSFTLQGFSTFGMEDRPRIFWAKVSENQNLFLLQKQVHAICEGNGFSLETRPYHPHITVARKWVGEEKYDLEHIKEMPEISFQADTITLYESHVKETPKYKAIAEIKLQK; encoded by the coding sequence ATGGAGCCACATTATTTTGTCGCGATTACGTTACCAAATCATATAAAAGAAGCGCTGTCTAACTATAGAGAGGAAATGCAGGAGGAATTACCATTTCGTTCGTGGGTACATAAAGAAGACTATCATATTACCCTTTCATTTTTAGGTAGTGCGACAGAGGAACAATTAGAAGGAATAAAGAATGGATTACAAACACTTGCAGAAACAGAGAAACTATCGTTCACGTTACAAGGATTTTCAACGTTCGGTATGGAAGATAGGCCGCGTATTTTTTGGGCAAAGGTAAGCGAGAATCAAAATTTGTTTCTATTACAAAAGCAAGTGCACGCTATTTGTGAAGGGAATGGATTTTCTTTAGAAACGCGCCCGTATCATCCACATATTACTGTTGCTCGTAAATGGGTAGGAGAAGAAAAGTATGATTTAGAACATATAAAGGAAATGCCTGAAATATCATTTCAAGCGGATACGATTACTTTATACGAATCTCACGTGAAGGAGACACCGAAGTATAAAGCGATTGCTGAAATAAAATTACAAAAATAG